From the Magnetofaba australis IT-1 genome, the window TGAGGATTGGGCCGGGACCCATGCGGCCAATCAAACCGGCTCGGTCAACGTCTTCAACGCCGCTCGCTTCGCCAACCCCGCAGGGCCGATTCCCGTGGTCTACGCCTCCTCGGCGGCGGTGTATGGCAATTGCGATCAACTGCCCATCGTCGAGAGCGCAGGCAAGGATCCGCTGACCGCCTACGGGGCCGATAAGCTGGGCTCGGAGCTGCATGCGGCGGTGGCTGGGCGCGCCCATGGCGTGCCCACTGTGGGGTTGCGCTTTTTCAATGTGTACGGTCCGCGTCAGGATCCCAGTTCGCCCTACTCGGGGGTGATCTCCATCTTCGTGGATCGCATCGCCAAGGCGCAGTCGCCTACGGTATTCGGCGATGGCGGCCAGACCCGCGATTTCATCTTCGTGTTCGATGTGGTCAACCACCTGCTGGCGGCCATGCAGAAGGCGACGCCAAAGCCCCAGGCGTTCAATGTCTGCACTGGGCAAGCCACCTCCATTGTGACCCTGGGCGAGCAGTTGATCGCCGCCATGGGTCAGAGCGTGACCATCAACCACGGCCCGGCTCGTGAGGGTGATATCCGCCACTCCCAGGGCAATCCGCAAAACGCCGTCGCCACCTTGGAAGTGAAGGCGCAGACGCCGTTGGATGAGGGGCTGAAGCAGTTGGTGGCATGGGTGGCGGCGCAGGGCGGCTAAATGACCAGTGTGCGAATCTCTAGTAAATCGAAATCAAAACTGGACACTTTGCGCGATACGAAAATGTGGAAAATCGGGACATTTATAGTGAGTCAAAACCAAAACTGCACAGAATGTCCAATGTTTGCGTGACGTAGGTCCAGCTTGCGCTAACTATTGGCCGCCGGCTGGCCGACGGCGGGGTCTGGGGTCTGCGACCCCAGCGGGGTGTGGGGCGGAGCCCCATGGTGTGGCTGTTGATCTTGGGAGCTCGAGGGCGGAGCCCTCGATATCTTTCATTATCCAAAACCCGAGCATGTCCGATTCTCAGTTTGACTTGCTATATTGGCCCGATTTTTCGGGGTCTGGGGTCCGCGACCCCAGCGGGGCGTGGGGCGGAGCCCCACGGTGTGGTTGTTGGGAGCTCGAGGGCGCAGCC encodes:
- a CDS encoding NAD-dependent epimerase/dehydratase family protein gives rise to the protein MKKYLITGGLGFIGSHLGDALLAQGHHVRILDDLSTGHLSNVQQDKCEIFIGSVEDKNAVDRAMEGMDGCFHLAAIASVQRSNEDWAGTHAANQTGSVNVFNAARFANPAGPIPVVYASSAAVYGNCDQLPIVESAGKDPLTAYGADKLGSELHAAVAGRAHGVPTVGLRFFNVYGPRQDPSSPYSGVISIFVDRIAKAQSPTVFGDGGQTRDFIFVFDVVNHLLAAMQKATPKPQAFNVCTGQATSIVTLGEQLIAAMGQSVTINHGPAREGDIRHSQGNPQNAVATLEVKAQTPLDEGLKQLVAWVAAQGG